The Ornithodoros turicata isolate Travis chromosome 9, ASM3712646v1, whole genome shotgun sequence genome includes a region encoding these proteins:
- the LOC135368213 gene encoding sodium-dependent nutrient amino acid transporter 1-like isoform X1: MKENCQDMELVAAGKNGICNGVPKEVPTQNGTCLPNDASLPKQEGRKQWSQGTQFFLSCLSMSIGLGNVWRFPTLAYQNGGGAFLVPYFIVLFIVGKPVYFLELAIGQFVGKSLVKIWNCVPGLRGIGVAQVLSTFYLTISYNYIMALCLFYMFASMQSALPWTSCNPEWSTANCLDNTVNNSFASNYTSAAEEYFQRNVLKDSGGFSNLSAMDWRMALCFLLTWTIMAMSTFKGIRSVGKVVYLTSSFPYLVMISLLIITCTQDGAWTGIKAFFVPDWEKIFHIEVWFRACEQSFFSLSTAFGHLIMYASYNDFRHQVGRDAFFISIADTCTSILAGCVVFASLGTLAHELRVEDVSQVLKGESDLGLAFVTYPEALSRISFVPQLWSVLFFLMLYLLGLGSSVGDVELIMTVLNDQYPSLKRWRSYLSVLTCVICFGTGLILCTDSGNYLRLLFDNYGVGQAVFLYAILEIVGLMWIYGWKAICKDFEYMLGSKISWFWKATWGFVTPVVLIAIFVYGNIGLEESGESKLPPLGHAIGWLLAAVAIGQVPLWMIVTYIRAPGKTLASKLKSTFTPNDQFGPRDLRIRKDWKEWVAAGRPDLLKKDQEISSGVDNQCFSTEANI, from the exons GATGCCTCGCTTCCAAAGCAAGAGGGACGCAAGCAATGGTCACAGGGAACGCAGTTTTTCCTCTCCTGCCTTTCCATGTCTATCGGGCTGGGCAACGTGTGGCGCTTTCCCACCCTCGCTTACCAGAATGGCGGAG GTGCCTTTCTCGTCCCATACTTCATCGTCCTCTTCATCGTCGGCAAGCCAGTCTACTTTCTTGAGCTCGCCATTGGACAGTTCGTGGGCAAAAGCCTCGTCAAAATATGGAACTGCGTTCCAGGACTTAGAG GAATCGGGGTAGCCCAAGTGCTGTCCACATTTTACCTCACCATCTCGTACAACTACATTATGGCGCTGTGTCTTTTCTACATGTTCGCCTCCATGCAAAGTGCACTACCCTGGACGTCGTGCAACCCGGAATGGAGCACGGCCAACTGTTTGGACAACACG GTGAACAACTCATTCGCGAGCAACTACACGTCTGCAGCAGAAGAGTATTTTCA GAGGAACGTCCTGAAGGATTCCGGCGGCTTTTCCAATCTCTCTGCTATGGACTGGAGGATGGCTCTGTGTTTCCTCCTCACATGGACTATCATGGCCATGTCTACATTCAAGGGAATTCGTTCTGTTGGAAAA GTGGTCTACTTGACATCATCATTTCCATACCTCGTCATGATCTCCCTGCTCATCATCACGTGCACTCAGGACGGTGCTTGGACAGGAATCAAGGCTTTCTTTGTACCAGACTGGGAAAAGATATTCCACATTGAG GTGTGGTTTCGGGCATGCGAGCAGTCATTCTTTTCCCTCTCTACAGCGTTCGGGCACCTCATAATGTACGCCAGTTACAACGACTTCAGACATCAAGTTGGACG GGACGCTTTTTTCATCAGCATAGCTGACACGTGCACCAGTATCCTTGCAGGGTGCGTCGTGTTCGCCTCATTAGGAACTCTCGCGCATGAGCTGCGAGTAGAAGACGTATCGCAAGTCCTTAAGGGAGAATCCG ACCTGGGCCTGGCATTTGTCACCTATCCCGAGGCTCTCAGTCGCATCTCTTTTGTACCTCAGCTATGGTCAGTCTTGTTCTTCTTGATGCTGTACCTTCTAGGACTTGGAAGCAGC GTAGGAGATGTTGAACTCATCATGACCGTGCTGAATGACCAATACCCCTCTcttaagagatggcgcagctaCTTGTCGGTTCTCACCTGCGTCATTTGCTTTGGAACCGGTCTCATCCTATGCACTGAC AGTGGGAATTATCTTCGGCTCTTGTTCGACAACTACGGAGTCGGGCAAGCTGTGTTCTTGTACGCCATACTGGAAATTGTCGGTCTAATGTGGATTTATG GATGGAAGGCTATATGCAAGGACTTCGAGTACATGCTCGGGAGCAAGATATCCTGGTTTTGGAAAGCCACATGGGGATTCGTTACGCCTGTAGTGCTAATT GCAATCTTTGTCTACGGCAATATTGGTCTCGAAGAAAGCGGCGAGTCAAAGCTTCCTCCTCTGGGTCATGCCATTGGCTGGCTTCTCGCTGCTGTCGCTATTGGTCAGGTTCCGCTTTGGATGATCGTTACGTACATCAGAGCCCCCGGGAAAACGCTGGCGAGT AAACTGAAGTCTACGTTTACGCCAAACGACCAGTTCGGCCCTCGAGACCTTAGGATTCGCAAAGACTGGAAGGAATGGGTGGCCGCTGGAAGACCCGATCTCCTAAAGAAGGATCAAGAGATCAGCAGTGGTGTCGACAACCAGTGTTTCAGTACAGAAGCGAACATATGA
- the LOC135368213 gene encoding sodium-dependent nutrient amino acid transporter 1-like isoform X2, translating to MELVAAGKNGICNGVPKEVPTQNGTCLPNDASLPKQEGRKQWSQGTQFFLSCLSMSIGLGNVWRFPTLAYQNGGGAFLVPYFIVLFIVGKPVYFLELAIGQFVGKSLVKIWNCVPGLRGIGVAQVLSTFYLTISYNYIMALCLFYMFASMQSALPWTSCNPEWSTANCLDNTVNNSFASNYTSAAEEYFQRNVLKDSGGFSNLSAMDWRMALCFLLTWTIMAMSTFKGIRSVGKVVYLTSSFPYLVMISLLIITCTQDGAWTGIKAFFVPDWEKIFHIEVWFRACEQSFFSLSTAFGHLIMYASYNDFRHQVGRDAFFISIADTCTSILAGCVVFASLGTLAHELRVEDVSQVLKGESDLGLAFVTYPEALSRISFVPQLWSVLFFLMLYLLGLGSSVGDVELIMTVLNDQYPSLKRWRSYLSVLTCVICFGTGLILCTDSGNYLRLLFDNYGVGQAVFLYAILEIVGLMWIYGWKAICKDFEYMLGSKISWFWKATWGFVTPVVLIAIFVYGNIGLEESGESKLPPLGHAIGWLLAAVAIGQVPLWMIVTYIRAPGKTLASKLKSTFTPNDQFGPRDLRIRKDWKEWVAAGRPDLLKKDQEISSGVDNQCFSTEANI from the exons GATGCCTCGCTTCCAAAGCAAGAGGGACGCAAGCAATGGTCACAGGGAACGCAGTTTTTCCTCTCCTGCCTTTCCATGTCTATCGGGCTGGGCAACGTGTGGCGCTTTCCCACCCTCGCTTACCAGAATGGCGGAG GTGCCTTTCTCGTCCCATACTTCATCGTCCTCTTCATCGTCGGCAAGCCAGTCTACTTTCTTGAGCTCGCCATTGGACAGTTCGTGGGCAAAAGCCTCGTCAAAATATGGAACTGCGTTCCAGGACTTAGAG GAATCGGGGTAGCCCAAGTGCTGTCCACATTTTACCTCACCATCTCGTACAACTACATTATGGCGCTGTGTCTTTTCTACATGTTCGCCTCCATGCAAAGTGCACTACCCTGGACGTCGTGCAACCCGGAATGGAGCACGGCCAACTGTTTGGACAACACG GTGAACAACTCATTCGCGAGCAACTACACGTCTGCAGCAGAAGAGTATTTTCA GAGGAACGTCCTGAAGGATTCCGGCGGCTTTTCCAATCTCTCTGCTATGGACTGGAGGATGGCTCTGTGTTTCCTCCTCACATGGACTATCATGGCCATGTCTACATTCAAGGGAATTCGTTCTGTTGGAAAA GTGGTCTACTTGACATCATCATTTCCATACCTCGTCATGATCTCCCTGCTCATCATCACGTGCACTCAGGACGGTGCTTGGACAGGAATCAAGGCTTTCTTTGTACCAGACTGGGAAAAGATATTCCACATTGAG GTGTGGTTTCGGGCATGCGAGCAGTCATTCTTTTCCCTCTCTACAGCGTTCGGGCACCTCATAATGTACGCCAGTTACAACGACTTCAGACATCAAGTTGGACG GGACGCTTTTTTCATCAGCATAGCTGACACGTGCACCAGTATCCTTGCAGGGTGCGTCGTGTTCGCCTCATTAGGAACTCTCGCGCATGAGCTGCGAGTAGAAGACGTATCGCAAGTCCTTAAGGGAGAATCCG ACCTGGGCCTGGCATTTGTCACCTATCCCGAGGCTCTCAGTCGCATCTCTTTTGTACCTCAGCTATGGTCAGTCTTGTTCTTCTTGATGCTGTACCTTCTAGGACTTGGAAGCAGC GTAGGAGATGTTGAACTCATCATGACCGTGCTGAATGACCAATACCCCTCTcttaagagatggcgcagctaCTTGTCGGTTCTCACCTGCGTCATTTGCTTTGGAACCGGTCTCATCCTATGCACTGAC AGTGGGAATTATCTTCGGCTCTTGTTCGACAACTACGGAGTCGGGCAAGCTGTGTTCTTGTACGCCATACTGGAAATTGTCGGTCTAATGTGGATTTATG GATGGAAGGCTATATGCAAGGACTTCGAGTACATGCTCGGGAGCAAGATATCCTGGTTTTGGAAAGCCACATGGGGATTCGTTACGCCTGTAGTGCTAATT GCAATCTTTGTCTACGGCAATATTGGTCTCGAAGAAAGCGGCGAGTCAAAGCTTCCTCCTCTGGGTCATGCCATTGGCTGGCTTCTCGCTGCTGTCGCTATTGGTCAGGTTCCGCTTTGGATGATCGTTACGTACATCAGAGCCCCCGGGAAAACGCTGGCGAGT AAACTGAAGTCTACGTTTACGCCAAACGACCAGTTCGGCCCTCGAGACCTTAGGATTCGCAAAGACTGGAAGGAATGGGTGGCCGCTGGAAGACCCGATCTCCTAAAGAAGGATCAAGAGATCAGCAGTGGTGTCGACAACCAGTGTTTCAGTACAGAAGCGAACATATGA